In Candidatus Persebacteraceae bacterium Df01, a genomic segment contains:
- a CDS encoding RNA methyltransferase, with the protein MRARSKKAVFAASSDNAGSITVCGVRTVSAMLEAGRLRYLLVTHTSNSRVQEILYKAEKKSIPIRQVADVELVRLSDNSQHQGVAGLAEPPVADWRQLLRRAEAPLVVLDGVTDPRNLGAVLRVGRAFAVAAVVMPSRRSAPLSAAAAKASCGAAAFVPLHRVTNLRRALTEIKQAGWFVVGACEDAKISLVDATPTSSSPICWVFGDEGSGLRRLTVENCDLLARIPTVVGEAGCLNVATACAACLATGANRWFPE; encoded by the coding sequence ATGCGAGCGCGGTCAAAAAAGGCAGTATTTGCTGCATCATCTGATAATGCCGGCAGTATAACTGTCTGCGGGGTACGAACCGTCAGTGCCATGCTGGAAGCGGGTCGTTTGCGCTACTTGCTGGTAACGCATACCAGTAACAGCCGAGTACAAGAGATTCTTTATAAGGCTGAAAAAAAATCGATTCCGATTCGCCAAGTTGCCGACGTTGAACTTGTGCGATTATCTGATAATTCTCAACATCAAGGTGTTGCCGGTTTGGCCGAGCCGCCTGTCGCTGATTGGCGACAGTTGTTGAGGCGGGCCGAAGCGCCGTTAGTCGTGTTGGACGGTGTAACCGATCCGCGCAATTTGGGAGCGGTATTGCGTGTAGGCCGGGCTTTTGCCGTTGCTGCCGTCGTCATGCCGAGTCGCCGTAGTGCGCCATTATCAGCAGCGGCAGCAAAAGCTTCTTGTGGTGCGGCGGCATTTGTGCCGCTGCATCGGGTAACTAATTTGCGTCGTGCACTAACGGAAATTAAACAAGCTGGCTGGTTTGTGGTGGGTGCCTGTGAAGACGCAAAAATATCATTGGTAGATGCTACGCCGACTTCATCGTCGCCAATATGTTGGGTGTTTGGAGATGAAGGTAGCGGTTTGCGGCGGTTGACTGTTGAAAATTGCGACTTACTGGCACGTATTCCTACCGTGGTAGGAGAGGCGGGTTGTTTAAACGTGGCCACCGCTTGTGCTGCTTGCCTAGCTACTGGTGCAAACAGGTGGTTCCCCGAGTAG
- a CDS encoding NAD(P)/FAD-dependent oxidoreductase produces the protein MKAIPKKRAASREEKQHNQVVNAHHSSRRAFCSGLLAATGAIAFPAIGGYNAKVTVIGGGFGGAIAAKQLKILNPNLAVTLIEQHKAYYTCPLSNLVLAGVVPVKTICHKYTTLSQHGVRVVHGRAQKTGNGSVILTDGSQVPYDRVLVAPGIDFYNNRLPGYSAKDTARIPHAWRAGEQTTILRRQLEAMPDGGVVIIMPPPPPYRCPPAPYERTGLIAHYLQLHKPACKILILDSKEGFSQQTLFTDGWENFYGDMIEWRSAEAGGLVEAIDINRMMVKTEFGEERGDVINYIPPQHAGEIAINSGLTDDSGWCPINTLTFESTQIAGVHVIGDAAHAGRMTKSGYSASAQGKAAAAAIVNLLQNNAPPTSNLDNICHSLVTPDYGISVTSAYRADGQTIVPIDKATSMSPRKASAEIRHQEARQARAWYDSITAEMFG, from the coding sequence ATGAAAGCCATACCAAAAAAACGTGCCGCCTCACGTGAAGAAAAGCAACACAATCAAGTTGTCAACGCACATCATTCATCGCGCCGAGCATTCTGCAGCGGTCTACTCGCAGCAACGGGAGCAATAGCGTTTCCCGCAATCGGAGGTTACAACGCCAAAGTGACTGTGATTGGCGGTGGTTTTGGCGGCGCTATTGCAGCCAAACAATTAAAAATATTGAACCCCAACTTGGCAGTCACACTCATTGAACAACATAAGGCCTATTACACTTGTCCACTCAGCAACTTAGTCCTCGCCGGCGTTGTGCCGGTAAAAACTATTTGCCATAAATATACAACTCTAAGCCAGCACGGTGTACGTGTAGTGCATGGACGAGCTCAAAAAACAGGAAACGGTAGCGTAATATTAACGGACGGATCACAAGTGCCGTATGATCGTGTACTAGTGGCGCCGGGCATTGATTTTTATAATAATCGACTGCCTGGTTATTCGGCTAAAGATACCGCCCGCATCCCTCATGCTTGGCGGGCGGGCGAACAAACCACGATCTTGCGCCGTCAACTGGAAGCAATGCCCGACGGTGGGGTAGTAATCATTATGCCGCCACCACCACCGTACCGCTGCCCACCCGCGCCATACGAACGCACCGGGCTTATCGCTCACTATCTGCAACTCCATAAACCAGCCTGCAAAATATTAATTTTAGACAGCAAAGAAGGATTTTCTCAGCAAACACTTTTTACCGACGGATGGGAAAATTTTTACGGTGATATGATTGAATGGCGTTCGGCGGAAGCCGGCGGACTAGTAGAAGCGATTGACATCAACCGCATGATGGTAAAAACCGAATTTGGCGAAGAACGAGGGGACGTAATTAATTACATCCCACCACAACATGCCGGCGAAATAGCCATTAATTCCGGCCTGACCGACGACAGTGGCTGGTGCCCGATTAATACACTAACCTTTGAATCCACGCAGATTGCAGGAGTGCATGTTATCGGCGACGCCGCCCACGCTGGACGTATGACCAAATCGGGGTATTCAGCCAGCGCCCAAGGCAAAGCGGCAGCTGCGGCCATTGTCAACCTGCTACAAAATAATGCCCCACCAACATCAAATTTGGATAATATCTGCCACAGCCTTGTAACACCAGATTATGGGATTTCGGTAACATCAGCATATCGTGCTGATGGTCAAACCATTGTACCCATAGACAAAGCCACCAGTATGAGTCCCAGAAAAGCAAGCGCTGAGATTCGCCACCAAGAAGCCCGCCAAGCACGTGCGTGGTACGACTCAATTACAGCAGAAATGTTTGGCTAA